One Schistocerca cancellata isolate TAMUIC-IGC-003103 chromosome 1, iqSchCanc2.1, whole genome shotgun sequence genomic region harbors:
- the LOC126152876 gene encoding transcription factor Adf-1-like → MLHTALVIMDVEQLINEVKLRPAIWDQRLGEYHNRDVISSLWNEVAQECCSDVKTAKSKWKHLRDNYRAELKKLGNVRSGDPGKSPQKRNTTWPWFQHMHFLRDILIPRAMQSSLSSETEPESQSQLSPEFSSNDHSSPQDERDQSDISSLVAVDETSPLASTVSQRKKKRSSGPNIEEEFLKLEKDKLAVMKAHQDMTQNDDTYHFLMSLRSAINSLPVQRQMFVKLKIQELVYNELEAVSAVPGSSKQ, encoded by the exons ATGCTTCATACTGCTCTTGTCATCATGGATGTGGAGCAACTTATaaatgaagttaagctgcgcccagCTATTTGGGACCAGAGACTGGGCGAATACCACAATCGTGACGTAATTTCCAGTTTATGGAATGAAGTGGCACAGGAGTGCTGTTCAGATG tTAAAACGGCGAAATCTAAATGGAAACATCTGAGAGACAATTACAGAGCAGAACTTAAGAAACTTGGTAACGTTAGATCAGGTGACCCAGGAAAAAGCCCACAGAAACGCAATACCACTTGGCCTTGGTTCCAACACATGCATTTCCTAAGGGATATTTTAATTCCAAGAGCAATGCAGAGTTCGCTGTCATCAGAAACGGAACCAGAAAGTCAATCTCAACTATCTCCAGAATTTTCGTCTAACGACCACTCTAGTCCACAAGATGAACGAGATCAGTCTGATATATCATCATTAGTGGCAGTTGATGAAACGTCTCCACTGGCAAGCACAgtatcacaaaggaaaaaaaagagaagtagtgggccaaatattgaagaagaatttttaaagctcgAAAAGGACAAATTAGCTGTGATGAAGGCACATCAAGACATGACCCAAAACGATGATACGTACCACTTCCTGATGAGTCTCAGGAGTGCAATAAACTCCCTTCCAGTTCAGCGGCAAATGTTTGTGAAACTTAAAATACAAGAGCTTGTTTATAATGAATTGGAGGCAGTGAGTGCAGTGCCAGGTTCTTCAAAACAATGA